One genomic region from Skermania piniformis encodes:
- the dacB gene encoding D-alanyl-D-alanine carboxypeptidase/D-alanyl-D-alanine endopeptidase codes for MASQGKKSIGYLARRRRNIRALLVSIVLLLLGVTGALILVHVVPLRADAARGGLVVAPEPPPVTPQPQLAALPAAAPTPDPTALANLLREPSSNPDLGSFSGIVSDAATGQVLWSTGPERPMTPASTVKVLTAAAALSALPADHRVATDVVRGTAPNELVLVGRGDPTVTAQPLGKPNIYPGSAHLDDLVEQIKRSGVQPDTILVDTSAYTGPALAQGWQPGDVGGGYIAPIEPVMIDGARLDPLAAEPPRSPTPALDAGRMLATALGVDPANVRLGRAPAGAAPVAGVRSAPLRDRLAQMMGASDNVLAEAVGREIAIGRGAEPSFAGTVTAIGDTLREAGFDLAGLTLHDASGLSVDDRAPAQLLNQVLAQASGPEKPMLRPMLDYLPVAGATGTLADRYAAANRAGAGWVRAKTGTLSDASALAGYVVDDDERVLTFALMSNGRSLELSRPALDALASTLRTCGCR; via the coding sequence TTGGCGAGCCAGGGCAAGAAATCGATCGGCTACCTGGCGCGGCGGCGGCGCAACATCCGCGCACTCCTGGTGTCGATCGTGCTGCTGCTGCTCGGCGTCACCGGCGCGCTGATCCTCGTGCACGTGGTTCCGCTGCGGGCCGACGCCGCGCGCGGTGGGCTGGTCGTCGCGCCGGAGCCGCCGCCGGTGACCCCGCAGCCGCAGCTCGCCGCCTTGCCCGCCGCCGCCCCGACACCGGACCCGACGGCGCTGGCGAACCTCTTGCGCGAGCCGTCCAGCAATCCGGACCTGGGCAGCTTCAGCGGGATCGTCTCGGATGCGGCGACCGGGCAGGTGCTCTGGTCCACCGGACCGGAGCGGCCGATGACGCCGGCATCCACGGTCAAGGTGCTGACCGCGGCGGCCGCGCTGTCGGCATTGCCGGCCGATCACCGGGTGGCTACCGACGTCGTCCGGGGAACGGCACCGAATGAGCTGGTGCTGGTCGGGCGGGGCGACCCCACGGTGACCGCGCAACCGCTCGGCAAACCGAACATCTACCCGGGCTCGGCGCATCTGGACGATCTGGTCGAGCAGATAAAACGCAGCGGCGTGCAGCCGGACACGATTCTGGTCGACACCTCGGCCTACACCGGCCCGGCGCTGGCGCAGGGCTGGCAGCCGGGCGACGTCGGCGGCGGCTACATCGCGCCGATCGAGCCGGTGATGATCGACGGTGCCCGGCTGGATCCGTTGGCGGCCGAGCCGCCGCGCAGCCCCACCCCAGCGCTCGATGCCGGCCGGATGCTGGCCACCGCACTCGGCGTCGACCCGGCGAACGTGCGGCTGGGCCGGGCGCCGGCCGGTGCCGCGCCGGTGGCCGGCGTGCGGTCGGCGCCGCTGCGGGATCGGTTGGCGCAGATGATGGGCGCCTCGGACAACGTGCTGGCCGAGGCGGTGGGCCGGGAGATCGCGATCGGCCGCGGCGCCGAGCCGTCGTTCGCCGGCACGGTCACCGCGATCGGCGACACGCTGCGCGAGGCCGGGTTCGATCTGGCCGGGCTCACCTTGCACGACGCCAGCGGGCTGTCGGTGGACGATCGCGCGCCGGCGCAATTGCTGAACCAGGTGTTGGCCCAGGCGAGCGGGCCGGAGAAGCCGATGCTGCGGCCGATGCTGGACTACCTCCCGGTGGCCGGCGCGACCGGCACGCTGGCCGACCGGTACGCCGCCGCGAACCGCGCCGGGGCGGGCTGGGTCCGGGCCAAGACCGGGACGTTGTCCGATGCCAGCGCGTTGGCCGGGTACGTGGTGGACGACGATGAACGGGTGTTGACCTTCGCCTTGATGTCCAACGGTCGCTCGCTCGAGCTGAGCCGACCGGCTCTCGACGCGCTGGCGTCGACGCTGCGCACCTGCGGTTGCCGATGA
- a CDS encoding inorganic diphosphatase — protein sequence MEFDATIEIPKGQRNKYEIDHETGRIRLDRYLYTSMVYPADYGYIEDTLGEDGDPLDVLVLLPEPVFPGVLIKVRPVAMYRMTDEKGGDDKVLAVPADDVRWDSVQELTDVPEFELAAIKHFFERYKDLEPGKFVKGSEWVGREAAEAEVTRSFARLKEHGGH from the coding sequence GTGGAATTCGATGCCACCATCGAGATCCCCAAAGGGCAGCGAAACAAGTACGAGATCGACCACGAAACCGGCCGGATCCGACTCGACCGCTACCTCTACACCTCGATGGTGTATCCGGCCGACTACGGCTACATCGAGGACACCCTCGGCGAGGACGGCGACCCGCTGGATGTGCTGGTGCTGTTGCCCGAGCCGGTGTTCCCGGGTGTGCTGATCAAGGTGCGACCGGTCGCGATGTACCGGATGACCGACGAAAAGGGCGGCGACGACAAGGTTCTGGCGGTGCCGGCGGACGACGTCCGCTGGGACTCGGTGCAGGAACTGACCGATGTGCCGGAGTTCGAGTTGGCCGCGATCAAGCACTTCTTCGAGCGTTACAAGGACCTGGAGCCGGGCAAGTTCGTAAAAGGCTCGGAGTGGGTCGGTCGGGAAGCCGCCGAGGCCGAGGTGACCCGGTCGTTCGCCCGGCTGAAGGAACACGGCGGCCACTGA
- a CDS encoding PLP-dependent aminotransferase family protein → MAIRTVGAATVARDLGRWRGADGGRGGRPAYVALAEGIRLLVHDGRLPLGVALPSERDLAGELGVSRTTITAAYARLRERGYLISRQGSRSSIALPTSAQPPGRGLVATIAPPERAAIDLTVAALPAPPELADAYVAAVAELPAYLGTHGMDPVGTAALRSAIADRYTAAGLPTEPGQVLVTLGAQHALHLLLTAMTAPGDRVLIEQPSYPNAIEAIRHVGARPVPVVLRPDDPGNEWDLAGIRSAARQSAASLAYLVPDFNNPTGLCLDEAGRAELAAIARTTRMTIVIDESMRSLALDVPVPASVAGFARGAEVITIGSTSKAFWGGLRVGWIRAPRPLLIKLLGTRSTVDLGTPVVDQLAAVQLFAIEDRLLSARRDRLRRQRAALLGALAEFLPDWTPAPGVGGISAWVQLPTPVSSALAATAPNHGVLLAAGTRFGVDGAFERFLRLPFACPEAQLRLAVQAIAQAYAALAPASDELTAALVR, encoded by the coding sequence TGGCGGGGTGCCGACGGTGGCCGCGGCGGCCGGCCGGCGTACGTGGCGCTGGCCGAGGGAATCCGGCTGCTGGTGCACGACGGCCGGCTGCCGCTCGGTGTCGCGTTGCCGAGCGAGCGGGACCTGGCCGGGGAATTGGGGGTCAGCCGGACCACGATCACGGCCGCGTATGCCCGGCTACGCGAGCGCGGCTACCTGATCAGCCGGCAGGGCTCGCGCAGCAGCATCGCGTTGCCGACGTCGGCGCAGCCGCCCGGACGCGGGCTGGTCGCCACGATCGCGCCCCCGGAACGGGCCGCGATCGATCTCACCGTGGCGGCGCTGCCGGCGCCGCCGGAACTGGCCGACGCCTACGTTGCGGCGGTCGCCGAGCTGCCGGCCTACCTCGGCACGCACGGGATGGACCCGGTGGGTACCGCGGCCCTGCGCTCGGCGATCGCCGACCGATACACCGCGGCCGGCCTGCCGACCGAGCCGGGACAGGTGCTGGTCACCCTGGGTGCCCAGCACGCGTTGCACCTGTTGTTGACCGCGATGACCGCGCCGGGCGACCGGGTGCTGATCGAACAACCCAGCTATCCGAACGCGATCGAGGCGATCCGGCACGTCGGCGCTCGGCCGGTGCCGGTGGTGTTGCGCCCGGACGACCCGGGCAACGAATGGGACCTGGCCGGGATTCGCAGCGCGGCGCGCCAGAGCGCGGCGAGCTTGGCCTACCTGGTGCCGGACTTCAACAACCCGACCGGGTTGTGCCTGGACGAGGCCGGCCGGGCCGAGCTGGCCGCGATCGCCCGGACCACCCGGATGACGATCGTGATCGACGAGTCGATGCGGTCCCTGGCGCTCGACGTGCCGGTGCCGGCGTCGGTCGCCGGGTTCGCGCGCGGCGCCGAGGTGATCACCATCGGGTCCACGTCGAAAGCGTTCTGGGGCGGGCTGCGGGTCGGCTGGATCCGTGCCCCGCGGCCGTTGCTGATCAAGCTGCTCGGCACCCGATCGACCGTCGATCTGGGCACCCCGGTGGTGGACCAGCTGGCCGCGGTGCAGCTGTTCGCGATCGAGGATCGGCTGCTGTCGGCCCGCCGCGACCGGTTACGCCGGCAGCGGGCGGCGTTGCTCGGCGCGCTGGCCGAATTCCTCCCGGACTGGACGCCGGCGCCCGGCGTCGGCGGGATCTCGGCCTGGGTACAACTGCCGACGCCGGTGTCCTCGGCGCTCGCCGCGACCGCGCCGAACCACGGCGTACTGCTGGCCGCGGGCACCCGGTTCGGCGTCGACGGCGCGTTCGAACGGTTTCTTCGTCTGCCCTTCGCCTGCCCCGAGGCGCAGCTACGACTCGCGGTGCAGGCGATCGCGCAGGCCTACGCGGCGCTCGCGCCGGCAAGCGACGAGCTGACCGCGGCGCTGGTCCGGTGA